A single Micromonospora sp. CCTCC AA 2012012 DNA region contains:
- the polA gene encoding DNA polymerase I yields the protein MTATTPRLLLVDGHSLAYRAFFALPVENFSTTTGQPTNAVYGFTSMLINVLRDEQPTHIVVAFDVSRRSFRTEKYAEYKAGRSETPSDFKGQVSLVKEVLAALRIPVVEREGYEADDVIATLACQARDQGMQVLISTGDRDAFQLVGDDVTVLYPRKGVSDLARMDPAAIEAKYGVGPQRYRDLAALVGETSDNLPGIPGVGPKTAAKWINTYGGVEGVIARADEIKGKAGDSLRERLADVIRNYEINCLVSDLELPVRPEDARWQGWDREAVHQVFDTLQFRILRDRLYQYLEAVEPEAEAGFDLAGEKLTEPGALAGWLETHAPAGTPVGLAVKLDTGPNRRHTASVTGMALATAAGAAAWFDPATLDPADESALAGWLADGERPKVLHDSKPAVLAFAAHGWELAGIARDTQIAAYLARPDQRSYDLTDLALRYLHRELRVDAPETGQLTLDGLGVDGEAEQNLMLQARATLDLADAIDAELSRDGEQSARLMAGVELPLMRVLATMERTGIAADTDYLSELEAHFAAEVKAAAQGAYAAVGREFNLGSPKQLQEILFGELGLPKTKKIKTGYTTDADALQWLYAQQPHQVLEHLLRHRDVAKLKSTVDGLLKSVSDDGRIHTTFNQTVAATGRLSSTEPNLQNIPIRTEEGRRIRRAFVVGEGYECLLTADYSQIEMRIMAHLSSDDALIEAFNSGHDFHAATASSVFAVPVDQVTADQRRKIKAMNYGLAYGLSAFGLSQQLGITAEEARGLMENYFTGFGGVRDYLHEVVARARQDGYTSTILGRRRYLPDLVSDNRQRREMAERMALNAPIQGSAADIIKVAMLHVDDALRDAGLRSRMLLQVHDELVFEVAPGERETLEALVRRQMGEAYPLSVPLEVSVGEGRDWNSADH from the coding sequence GTGACAGCTACGACGCCGCGCCTGCTCCTCGTCGACGGACACTCCCTGGCATACCGGGCCTTCTTCGCCCTGCCGGTGGAGAACTTCTCCACCACGACCGGGCAGCCGACCAACGCGGTCTACGGCTTCACCTCGATGCTGATCAACGTGCTCCGCGACGAGCAGCCCACCCACATCGTGGTGGCGTTCGACGTCTCCCGCCGCTCCTTCCGCACCGAGAAGTACGCGGAGTACAAGGCCGGCCGCAGCGAGACCCCCAGCGACTTCAAGGGCCAGGTCAGCCTGGTCAAGGAGGTCCTCGCCGCGCTGCGCATCCCGGTGGTGGAGCGGGAGGGCTACGAGGCCGACGACGTCATCGCCACCCTCGCCTGCCAGGCCCGTGACCAGGGCATGCAGGTGCTGATCAGCACCGGTGACCGGGATGCCTTCCAGCTCGTCGGCGACGACGTCACCGTGCTCTATCCCCGTAAGGGCGTCTCCGACCTGGCCCGGATGGACCCGGCCGCGATCGAGGCGAAGTACGGCGTCGGCCCGCAGCGCTACCGGGACCTGGCCGCCCTGGTCGGCGAGACCAGCGACAACCTGCCCGGCATCCCCGGCGTCGGCCCGAAGACCGCCGCCAAGTGGATCAACACGTACGGCGGGGTGGAGGGCGTCATCGCCCGGGCCGACGAGATCAAGGGCAAGGCCGGTGACAGCCTCCGCGAGCGGCTCGCCGACGTGATCCGCAACTACGAGATCAACTGCCTGGTCTCCGACCTGGAGCTGCCGGTCCGCCCGGAGGACGCCCGCTGGCAGGGCTGGGACCGGGAGGCGGTGCACCAGGTCTTCGACACCCTCCAGTTCCGCATCCTGCGCGACCGGCTCTACCAGTACCTGGAGGCCGTCGAGCCGGAGGCCGAGGCGGGCTTCGACCTGGCCGGCGAGAAGCTCACCGAGCCCGGCGCGCTCGCCGGTTGGCTGGAGACGCACGCCCCGGCCGGCACCCCGGTCGGGCTTGCCGTCAAGCTGGACACCGGTCCCAACCGGCGGCACACCGCGAGCGTGACCGGGATGGCGCTGGCCACCGCGGCCGGGGCGGCGGCCTGGTTCGACCCGGCCACGCTGGACCCGGCCGACGAGTCGGCGCTCGCCGGCTGGCTGGCCGACGGCGAGCGGCCTAAGGTGCTGCACGACAGCAAGCCGGCCGTGCTGGCCTTCGCCGCGCACGGCTGGGAGCTGGCCGGGATCGCCCGGGACACCCAGATCGCCGCCTACCTGGCCCGACCCGACCAGCGCTCCTACGACCTGACCGACCTGGCGCTGCGCTACCTGCACCGGGAGCTGCGGGTCGACGCGCCGGAGACCGGTCAGCTCACCCTCGACGGGCTGGGCGTCGACGGCGAGGCCGAGCAGAACCTGATGCTCCAGGCCCGGGCCACCCTCGACCTGGCCGACGCGATCGACGCCGAGCTGTCCCGCGACGGCGAGCAGTCCGCCCGGCTGATGGCCGGCGTGGAGCTGCCGCTGATGCGGGTACTGGCCACCATGGAGCGCACCGGCATCGCCGCCGACACCGACTACCTGTCCGAGCTGGAGGCGCACTTCGCCGCCGAGGTGAAGGCCGCCGCCCAGGGCGCGTACGCGGCCGTCGGCCGGGAGTTCAACCTCGGTTCGCCCAAGCAGCTCCAGGAGATCCTCTTCGGCGAGCTGGGGCTGCCCAAGACCAAGAAGATCAAGACGGGTTACACCACCGACGCGGACGCCCTCCAGTGGCTCTACGCGCAGCAGCCGCACCAGGTGCTGGAGCACCTGCTGCGCCACCGGGACGTGGCGAAGCTCAAGTCGACGGTCGACGGGCTGCTCAAGTCCGTCTCCGACGACGGCCGGATCCACACCACGTTCAACCAGACGGTGGCGGCCACCGGCCGGCTCTCCTCCACCGAGCCCAACCTGCAGAACATCCCCATCCGCACCGAGGAGGGGCGACGCATCCGTCGGGCCTTCGTGGTGGGGGAGGGCTACGAGTGCCTGCTCACCGCCGACTACAGCCAGATCGAGATGCGGATCATGGCGCACCTGTCGTCGGACGACGCGCTGATCGAGGCGTTCAACTCCGGCCACGACTTCCACGCCGCCACCGCCTCGTCGGTCTTCGCCGTCCCGGTCGACCAGGTCACCGCCGACCAGCGTCGCAAGATCAAGGCGATGAACTACGGCCTGGCGTACGGGCTGAGCGCGTTCGGCCTCTCCCAGCAGCTCGGCATCACCGCCGAGGAGGCCCGGGGCCTGATGGAGAACTACTTCACCGGCTTCGGCGGCGTCCGCGACTACCTGCACGAGGTGGTGGCCCGGGCCCGGCAGGACGGCTACACCTCCACCATCCTGGGCCGCCGGCGCTACCTGCCCGACCTGGTCAGCGACAACCGGCAGCGCCGGGAGATGGCCGAGCGGATGGCGCTGAACGCCCCGATCCAGGGCTCGGCGGCCGACATCATCAAGGTCGCCATGCTGCACGTGGACGACGCGCTGCGCGACGCCGGGCTGCGGTCCCGGATGCTGCTGCAGGTGCACGACGAGCTGGTCTTCGAGGTCGCCCCCGGCGAGCGGGAGACGCTGGAGGCGCTGGTCCGCAGGCAGATGGGCGAGGCGTACCCGCTGTCGGTGCCGCTGGAGGTCTCCGTCGGCGAGGGCCGCGACTGGAACAGCGCCGACCACTGA
- a CDS encoding MerR family transcriptional regulator has translation MRIGELARRTGATPRALRHYEEHGLIDSCRAANGYRHYDERAVVRVRNVRHLLAAGLTLDDVRVFLPCLDGDVATAAPSPAGIRVGRERLAVLDARIAAQAAIRDRLAAVLHTAAGSVAPDGPPRP, from the coding sequence ATGCGGATCGGCGAGCTGGCCCGGCGCACCGGCGCCACGCCACGGGCGCTGCGTCACTACGAGGAGCACGGCCTGATCGACTCGTGCCGGGCGGCCAACGGCTACCGGCACTACGACGAGCGGGCCGTCGTCCGGGTCCGCAACGTCCGGCACCTGCTGGCGGCGGGGCTGACCCTGGACGACGTGCGGGTCTTCCTGCCCTGCCTGGACGGGGACGTGGCGACCGCCGCCCCCTCCCCCGCCGGCATCCGGGTGGGTCGGGAGCGACTGGCTGTCCTCGACGCCCGGATCGCCGCCCAGGCGGCGATCCGGGACCGGCTCGCCGCCGTCCTGCACACCGCCGCCGGTTCCGTGGCCCCGGACGGTCCACCCCGCCCCTGA
- a CDS encoding SDR family NAD(P)-dependent oxidoreductase — translation MTGTVERVVVVTGAGTGIGRATARAFAEAGAHVLAVGRRAAPLAETAGERPRIVPLPADVTAPDAPRLIVDAALDRYGRLDVLVNNAGVAGGGALADLDEAAARRQLETNLLAPVRLVHAALAALTATGGVVVNVSTSVGQRAWPGSSVYAAGKAALDSLTRSWAVELAPRGVRVVAVAPGAVETPIGVHQGLTPQRRAAVREWQLARTPLGRVGRPEEVAWAIQRLCDPDAGFVTGVVLPVDGGAVVA, via the coding sequence ATGACCGGAACAGTCGAACGGGTCGTCGTCGTCACCGGGGCCGGCACCGGCATCGGCCGGGCCACCGCCCGCGCCTTCGCCGAGGCCGGCGCCCACGTCCTCGCCGTGGGCCGACGTGCGGCACCGCTGGCCGAGACCGCCGGCGAGCGGCCGCGGATCGTGCCGCTGCCGGCGGACGTCACGGCACCCGACGCGCCCCGGCTGATCGTCGACGCCGCTCTGGACCGGTACGGCCGCCTCGACGTCCTGGTCAACAATGCCGGCGTGGCCGGCGGCGGCGCGCTGGCCGACCTGGACGAGGCCGCGGCGCGACGCCAGCTGGAGACCAACCTGCTCGCGCCGGTACGGCTGGTCCACGCCGCGCTCGCCGCACTCACCGCGACCGGAGGCGTGGTGGTCAACGTGAGCACGTCGGTGGGCCAGCGCGCCTGGCCCGGCAGTTCGGTGTACGCGGCCGGCAAGGCCGCCCTCGACTCGCTGACCCGCAGTTGGGCGGTGGAGCTGGCGCCGCGCGGGGTCCGGGTGGTCGCGGTGGCGCCCGGGGCGGTGGAGACGCCGATCGGCGTGCACCAGGGACTCACCCCGCAACGCCGGGCGGCGGTACGCGAGTGGCAGCTGGCCCGGACCCCGCTGGGCAGGGTCGGCCGACCCGAGGAAGTAGCCTGGGCGATCCAGCGCCTCTGCGACCCGGACGCCGGCTTCGTCACCGGCGTCGTGCTGCCGGTCGACGGCGGCGCGGTGGTCGCGTGA
- a CDS encoding hypervirulence associated TUDOR domain-containing protein: MAEKEFRTGDHVSWASHSGRAYGVVEEKITERTHVRGHAVDASPEDPQYRIRNDDSGRDVAHRPEVLRREG; this comes from the coding sequence ATGGCCGAGAAGGAGTTCCGAACGGGCGACCACGTCTCCTGGGCCAGCCACAGCGGGCGGGCGTACGGCGTGGTCGAGGAGAAGATCACCGAGCGGACCCACGTACGCGGGCACGCGGTGGACGCGTCGCCGGAGGACCCGCAGTACCGGATCCGCAACGACGACTCGGGCCGCGACGTCGCCCACCGGCCGGAGGTGCTGCGCCGTGAAGGGTGA
- a CDS encoding class I SAM-dependent methyltransferase: MDDDRVTRRRVGDGEVRRANRGWWDADADDYQAEHGAFLGDVDFVWCPEGLREADAHLLGDVGGRRVLELGCGAASAARWLATQGARPVALDLSAGMLRHAARAAATTGVRVPLVQADALALPFADAAFDVVCTAFGAIPFVDDSAAVMREVSRVLRPGGRWVFSVTHPMRWIFLDDPGEGGLTAVHSYFDRSPYVEQDEHGVATYVEQHRTLGDRIRELVGAGFRLLDLVEPEWPAGHEGIWGQWSPLRGRLFPGTAIFVAEKPA, translated from the coding sequence GTGGATGACGACAGGGTGACCCGACGCCGGGTCGGCGACGGCGAGGTGCGCCGCGCCAACCGCGGCTGGTGGGACGCCGACGCCGACGACTACCAGGCCGAGCACGGCGCCTTCCTGGGCGACGTGGACTTCGTCTGGTGTCCCGAGGGGCTGCGCGAGGCCGACGCCCACCTGCTGGGCGACGTCGGCGGCCGCCGCGTCCTGGAACTCGGCTGCGGCGCCGCGTCCGCCGCCCGCTGGCTGGCCACCCAGGGTGCCCGGCCGGTCGCCCTGGACCTCTCCGCCGGCATGTTGCGGCACGCCGCCCGCGCCGCCGCCACCACCGGCGTACGCGTGCCGCTGGTGCAGGCCGACGCGCTCGCCCTGCCCTTCGCCGACGCCGCCTTCGACGTCGTCTGCACGGCGTTCGGCGCGATCCCGTTCGTCGACGACTCGGCGGCGGTGATGCGCGAGGTGTCCCGGGTGCTGCGCCCCGGCGGCCGGTGGGTCTTCTCGGTGACCCACCCGATGCGCTGGATCTTCCTCGACGACCCCGGCGAGGGCGGGCTGACCGCCGTCCACTCCTACTTCGACCGCTCCCCGTACGTCGAGCAGGACGAACACGGGGTGGCCACCTACGTCGAGCAGCACCGCACCCTCGGCGACCGGATCAGGGAGCTGGTCGGGGCGGGTTTCCGCCTGCTCGACCTGGTGGAGCCGGAGTGGCCCGCGGGGCACGAGGGGATCTGGGGCCAGTGGAGCCCGCTGCGCGGCCGGCTCTTCCCCGGCACCGCCATCTTCGTCGCCGAGAAGCCGGCCTGA
- the rpsA gene encoding 30S ribosomal protein S1 codes for MTSSIEAPSSATRVTHDDLGSEEAFLAAIDETIKYFNDGDIVEGTVVKVDRDEVLLDIGYKTEGVIPSRELSIKHDVDPAEVVSVGDHIEALVLQKEDKEGRLILSKKRAQYERAWGTIEKIKDEDGVVRGSVIEVVKGGLILDIGLRGFLPASLVEMRRVRDLQPYVGRELEAKIIELDKNRNNVVLSRRAWLEQTQSEVRTEFLNKLQKGQVRKGVVSSIVNFGAFVDLGGVDGLVHVSELSWKHIDHPSEVVEVGQEVEVEVLDVDLDRERVSLSLKATQEDPWRQFARTHAIQQIVPGKVTKLVPFGAFVRVDDGIEGLVHISELAERHVEIPEQVVQVGSEVMVKVIDIDLERRRISLSLKQANEGFVEGEEHFDPTLYGMAATYDAEGNYIYPEGFDPETGEWLEGYDKQRETWENQYAEARQRWEAHTKQVQTSRAADAEAAANPAPPVSTGGTTTSTSSSAPSRQAEEPAGTLATDEALAALREKLAGGK; via the coding sequence ATGACGAGCAGCATCGAGGCCCCCTCGAGCGCCACCCGGGTCACCCACGACGATCTCGGTTCCGAGGAGGCTTTCCTCGCCGCGATCGACGAGACCATCAAGTACTTCAACGACGGCGACATTGTCGAAGGCACCGTCGTCAAGGTCGATCGGGACGAGGTCCTGCTCGACATCGGCTACAAGACCGAGGGCGTCATTCCCTCTCGGGAGTTGTCGATCAAGCACGACGTGGACCCCGCCGAGGTCGTCTCGGTCGGTGACCACATCGAGGCCCTGGTCCTCCAGAAGGAGGACAAGGAGGGTCGTCTGATCCTCTCCAAGAAGCGGGCGCAGTACGAGCGGGCCTGGGGCACGATCGAGAAGATCAAGGACGAGGACGGTGTCGTCCGCGGCTCGGTCATCGAGGTCGTCAAGGGTGGTCTCATCCTCGACATCGGGCTGCGTGGCTTCCTGCCCGCCTCGCTCGTCGAGATGCGGCGGGTGCGTGACCTGCAGCCGTACGTCGGCCGCGAGCTCGAGGCCAAGATCATCGAGCTGGACAAGAACCGCAACAACGTGGTGCTGTCCCGCCGGGCGTGGCTGGAGCAGACGCAGTCCGAGGTGCGCACCGAGTTCCTCAACAAGCTGCAGAAGGGCCAGGTCCGCAAGGGCGTCGTCTCCTCGATCGTCAACTTCGGCGCGTTCGTCGACCTCGGCGGCGTGGACGGTCTGGTGCACGTCTCCGAGCTCTCCTGGAAGCACATCGACCACCCGTCCGAGGTCGTCGAGGTGGGCCAGGAGGTCGAGGTCGAGGTCCTGGACGTCGACCTGGACCGCGAGCGGGTCTCGCTGTCGCTGAAGGCGACCCAGGAGGACCCGTGGCGGCAGTTCGCCCGCACCCACGCGATCCAGCAGATCGTGCCGGGTAAGGTCACCAAGCTGGTCCCGTTCGGCGCCTTCGTCCGGGTGGACGACGGCATCGAGGGCCTGGTCCACATCTCCGAGCTGGCCGAGCGCCACGTGGAGATCCCGGAGCAGGTCGTCCAGGTCGGCTCCGAGGTCATGGTCAAGGTCATCGACATCGACCTGGAGCGCCGCCGGATCTCGCTGTCGCTCAAGCAGGCCAACGAGGGCTTCGTCGAGGGCGAGGAGCACTTCGACCCCACCCTCTACGGCATGGCCGCGACGTACGACGCCGAGGGCAACTACATCTACCCGGAGGGCTTCGACCCGGAGACGGGCGAGTGGCTCGAGGGGTACGACAAGCAGCGCGAGACCTGGGAGAACCAGTACGCCGAGGCCCGTCAGCGCTGGGAGGCCCACACCAAGCAGGTGCAGACCTCCCGGGCCGCCGACGCCGAGGCCGCTGCCAACCCGGCTCCGCCCGTGTCGACCGGTGGCACCACCACCTCGACCAGCTCGTCGGCCCCGAGCCGACAGGCCGAGGAGCCGGCCGGCACCCTGGCCACCGACGAGGCGCTCGCCGCTCTGCGGGAGAAGCTCGCCGGCGGCAAGTGA
- the coaE gene encoding dephospho-CoA kinase translates to MLMVGLTGGIGSGKSAVSARLAALGAVVIDADRIAREVVAPGSAGLAEIVAAFSDRVLDADGALDRAALGRLVFADEAARRRLEAITHPRVRARTAELAAAAPADAVVVNDVPLLVEAGLAPTYHLVVVVQTAVTTRLARLTGARGMDRAEAERRIAAQADDARRQAAADVVLPNDGTLDELHAAVDTLWRDRLVPYERNLRERRAVRPEPATLTEADPTWPQQYARLAARIRHAVAPADLRVDHVGSTAVSGLAAEDVIDIQLTVGSLAEADGPLAERLAAAGFPRLPGERWDSRRPAGDDRWAERLHGSADPGRPVNLHLRVAGSPAWRYALLLRDHLRADPDERSAYLQLKRELVAAAPDAATHGTLTDPWFDEEHLRAEEWAAQTGWRP, encoded by the coding sequence GTGCTGATGGTGGGACTGACCGGTGGGATCGGATCCGGCAAGAGCGCCGTGTCGGCGCGGCTCGCCGCGCTCGGGGCGGTGGTGATCGACGCCGACCGGATCGCCCGCGAGGTGGTCGCGCCCGGGTCGGCGGGGCTGGCCGAGATCGTCGCCGCCTTCTCCGACCGGGTTCTCGACGCCGACGGGGCGCTCGACCGTGCCGCGCTGGGCCGGCTGGTCTTCGCCGACGAGGCGGCCCGCCGCCGGCTGGAGGCGATCACCCATCCTCGGGTGCGGGCGCGTACGGCGGAACTGGCCGCCGCCGCACCGGCGGACGCGGTGGTGGTCAACGACGTGCCGCTGCTGGTGGAGGCGGGGCTCGCGCCGACGTACCACCTGGTGGTGGTGGTGCAGACGGCGGTGACCACCCGGCTGGCCCGGCTGACCGGCGCCCGCGGCATGGACCGGGCGGAGGCCGAGCGGCGGATCGCCGCGCAGGCCGACGACGCCCGCCGGCAGGCGGCGGCGGACGTGGTGCTGCCGAATGACGGCACCCTGGACGAGCTGCACGCCGCCGTGGACACCCTCTGGCGGGACCGGCTGGTGCCCTACGAGCGGAACCTGCGCGAGCGGCGGGCGGTGCGGCCGGAGCCGGCCACCCTCACCGAGGCCGACCCGACCTGGCCGCAGCAGTACGCCCGGCTGGCCGCCCGGATCCGGCACGCGGTCGCCCCCGCCGACCTGCGGGTGGACCACGTCGGCTCGACGGCGGTGTCAGGGCTCGCCGCCGAGGACGTGATCGACATCCAGCTCACGGTGGGGTCGCTGGCCGAGGCGGACGGGCCGCTCGCGGAGCGACTGGCCGCCGCCGGGTTCCCGCGCCTGCCCGGCGAGCGGTGGGACAGCCGGCGCCCGGCGGGCGACGACCGGTGGGCGGAGCGGTTGCACGGCAGCGCCGATCCCGGGCGGCCGGTCAACCTGCACCTGCGGGTGGCCGGGTCGCCGGCGTGGCGGTACGCCCTGCTGCTGCGCGACCACCTGCGTGCCGACCCGGACGAGCGTTCCGCCTATCTGCAGCTCAAGCGGGAGCTGGTGGCCGCCGCCCCGGACGCGGCGACCCACGGGACGTTGACGGACCCCTGGTTCGACGAGGAACACCTGCGGGCCGAGGAGTGGGCCGCGCAGACCGGCTGGCGGCCCTGA
- a CDS encoding LolA-like protein, protein METSPAGPIRPVHASRPVDPPAPATETRAADSGAADTAPADGGAEPDGDDPTDQATGPGRHRRITLLALAVLATASAAALVVGLPDWASEPADAARPLTAAEAERLAAVRVTNYRDVRSGVHVTVGRGSGRTELVGWVDWSRPLVYLDVGGPGAGTDRGLVQATGAALLARPDPAAAPTPAPPPLVPPTDRWRLPAPPAGRDLASVVDLLLDLGAARTAPDVATLPAAARWTGRDTVAGTPVDVLRAPLPPDTPGSAASGGPEFRLWLDPDARLHRLAGPLPDGTPVTVELARSDRPTLRPIDALGGHPGLPRALAEAETERLARLPARLRAAGGATLTLTAPLDPTRNLRGGGWLNWAGQTAYLGVGDVAAPADRTLLRHRAGRVSRVELPAGADTDPAARPPLPPPSGLTWSPARPPGDDLDRLVATALRAGATAVPAHSAVRLRDDRVADRTVDVIEVRVPRSPALRYWIDRTGLLRRVELRTGPGLWAQLDLSPAAVPALPTGGPPVPAPAPRPRRR, encoded by the coding sequence GTGGAGACCTCCCCCGCCGGACCGATCCGACCCGTCCACGCCTCCCGACCGGTCGACCCGCCCGCGCCCGCGACGGAGACCCGAGCGGCCGACAGCGGGGCGGCCGACACCGCACCGGCCGACGGCGGCGCCGAGCCCGACGGGGACGACCCGACCGACCAGGCCACCGGGCCGGGCCGACACCGGCGGATCACCCTGCTGGCGCTCGCCGTGCTCGCCACCGCCTCCGCGGCGGCGCTCGTCGTCGGGCTGCCCGACTGGGCGTCCGAGCCGGCCGACGCGGCCCGCCCGCTCACCGCCGCCGAGGCCGAACGACTCGCCGCGGTACGGGTCACCAACTACCGGGACGTCCGCTCGGGGGTGCACGTCACGGTGGGCCGCGGGTCGGGGCGTACCGAACTGGTCGGCTGGGTCGACTGGTCCCGGCCGCTGGTCTACCTGGACGTCGGCGGACCGGGCGCCGGCACGGACCGCGGCCTGGTCCAGGCGACCGGCGCGGCGCTGCTGGCCCGCCCGGACCCGGCCGCCGCGCCCACCCCCGCACCGCCGCCGCTGGTCCCCCCGACCGACCGGTGGCGGCTGCCCGCGCCGCCCGCCGGGCGTGACCTGGCCTCCGTGGTGGACCTGCTCCTCGACCTCGGCGCGGCGCGGACGGCGCCGGACGTCGCGACGCTCCCCGCCGCCGCACGCTGGACCGGCCGCGACACCGTCGCCGGCACGCCGGTCGACGTGCTCCGGGCGCCGCTGCCGCCTGACACCCCGGGCAGCGCCGCGTCGGGCGGCCCCGAGTTCCGGCTCTGGCTCGACCCGGACGCCCGGCTGCACCGGCTGGCCGGTCCGCTGCCTGACGGCACTCCCGTCACGGTCGAGCTGGCCCGCAGCGACCGCCCGACGCTGCGCCCGATCGACGCGCTCGGGGGTCACCCCGGGCTGCCCCGGGCGCTCGCCGAGGCCGAGACCGAGCGGCTGGCCCGGCTACCGGCCCGACTCCGCGCGGCCGGTGGGGCCACGCTGACCCTGACGGCGCCGCTCGACCCGACCCGGAACCTGCGCGGCGGCGGCTGGCTGAACTGGGCCGGGCAGACGGCGTACCTGGGCGTGGGCGACGTGGCCGCACCGGCGGACCGGACCCTGCTGCGGCACCGGGCCGGACGGGTCAGCCGGGTGGAGCTGCCCGCCGGAGCGGACACCGACCCGGCCGCCCGGCCCCCGCTCCCCCCGCCGAGCGGCCTCACCTGGTCCCCGGCCCGGCCGCCCGGCGACGACCTGGACCGGCTGGTGGCCACGGCGTTGCGGGCGGGCGCGACGGCGGTCCCCGCCCACTCGGCCGTCCGGCTGCGCGACGACCGGGTGGCCGACCGCACCGTCGACGTCATCGAGGTACGCGTACCGAGGTCACCGGCGCTGCGCTACTGGATCGACCGCACGGGTCTGCTGCGCCGAGTGGAACTACGGACCGGGCCGGGGCTGTGGGCGCAGCTCGACCTGAGCCCCGCGGCGGTGCCGGCGCTGCCGACGGGCGGGCCGCCCGTACCTGCTCCGGCACCCCGACCCCGGCGGCGCTGA